A section of the Pseudomonadota bacterium genome encodes:
- a CDS encoding SUF system NifU family Fe-S cluster assembly protein yields MELRQLYQDIIVDHNRSPRNFRKIENATRIAEGYNPLCGDKLVIYAVLEDGVIADLSFLGSGCAISTASASLMTEQLKGKTVEEAEALFQQMHHMLTGQNETPPDMEKLGKLAALSGVKDYPARVKCATLCWHTLHSALEGTDELVTTE; encoded by the coding sequence ATGGAGCTTCGCCAGCTTTACCAGGACATCATCGTGGACCATAACCGGAGTCCGCGTAATTTCCGCAAAATCGAGAACGCCACGCGAATCGCCGAAGGCTACAACCCGTTGTGCGGCGACAAGCTCGTGATCTACGCGGTGCTGGAAGATGGCGTGATTGCCGATTTGAGCTTTCTCGGTTCGGGTTGTGCCATTTCCACCGCGTCGGCTTCTCTCATGACCGAACAGCTCAAGGGCAAAACCGTAGAAGAGGCCGAGGCGCTGTTCCAACAAATGCATCACATGCTCACCGGGCAGAACGAAACACCCCCGGATATGGAAAAACTCGGCAAACTGGCGGCGCTCTCGGGCGTTAAGGACTACCCGGCGCGGGTCAAGTGCGCCACTTTATGCTGGCATACGCTGCACTCCGCGCTGGAGGGCACGGACGAATTGGTCACCACCGAATAA
- the sufT gene encoding putative Fe-S cluster assembly protein SufT, with amino-acid sequence MYSTGEPVALKRDCLAVMIPSGDQVVLPEGGELLITQALGGSFTAYYAGNLVRIAGKDADALGKEPLPGPELPEGATDAEVEKTIWDQMKTCYDPEIPVNIVDLGLVYTCEIEKTPAGEREVNVKMTLTAPGCGMGDIIADDVRAKVEAVPTVVNARVEVVFDPPWHQGMMSEEAKLQTGLY; translated from the coding sequence ATGTATTCCACAGGCGAACCTGTTGCACTCAAGCGTGACTGTCTGGCGGTGATGATTCCCTCAGGCGATCAAGTGGTCTTGCCGGAAGGGGGCGAGCTGCTCATCACCCAGGCGCTGGGCGGCAGTTTTACCGCGTATTACGCCGGTAATCTGGTCCGCATTGCCGGCAAAGACGCCGACGCCCTGGGCAAGGAGCCACTACCCGGCCCGGAACTCCCGGAAGGCGCCACGGATGCGGAAGTGGAAAAAACCATCTGGGATCAGATGAAAACCTGCTACGACCCGGAGATTCCCGTCAATATCGTCGATCTCGGCCTGGTGTACACGTGCGAAATCGAAAAAACGCCCGCCGGCGAACGGGAAGTGAACGTCAAAATGACCCTCACCGCGCCGGGTTGCGGTATGGGTGACATCATCGCCGATGACGTGCGGGCCAAGGTGGAAGCGGTGCCCACCGTGGTCAACGCTCGGGTGGAAGTGGTGTTCGACCCGCCCTGGCATCAGGGCATGATGTCCGAAG